A segment of the Candidatus Methylacidithermus pantelleriae genome:
AGCACGCTAAAGCGGTTTTTGCTAGTGGGTGCCAAAAGATTGCCCGGGCCGACGATGCCGAATCCGGCAAGGGGCTTCTAATCGAAGGATTGGATCTTGGCAAAAGCAAGGCTCGAGCATGACTCAGTGGATCCCGTTTAGGCCCGCTTGCTCTTTTCCTTCGCCTACCGGCAAGGCGATCGCGAGGGCTTAAGTCGGCTTTTTTCTATCGGAGTCGAAGTGACCGAAGTCGACCCAGCCTACACGTCTGTGATCGATGCCGTCAACCACGCGCGTCCTTATGGCGCAAGTTTTTACCATTGCGCGGCCTCGTGCCGTCGCCTGGAGAGGGTTAGTGCTCTCCAAACGCGCGTCGGTGCCAGAGGCAGTCGTGTCACCTTCGCTTTACCCGGAAGCAATCGGACAAAGGATGTATGGTCGTTTCTATGAAGGGGGTTCGGGGGAAACTCAAAGCGGGGCATGCAGCGCATGGCCGGTCGGAAGGCAATCGAATGCCTCCGGCGCCTCTGTCCCCGAAAACACGGGACTGGGCGCTACCTGGGTTTTGGGCCCATTGGCACCTTTCCCTGACCCTGGGCTAGCTTTCGCCGCAAGAGTGCGAGAAAAAAAGACCCAGGTTTAGCGCCCGTGCATGAGAGGCACCAAGAAAGGGAAGCCATCCAAAAGGCTTCGGGTTAAGCTTCTGCCTTATCCTTCCCAATCAGGAGCACGCAAGCCGCGCTTGCGTGCCGCTCGTGGGTCAAGCTCACCAGGGCCAGTGTCACCCCTTTGGCTTCCGCCAGCTGGGAACTTTTGCCATGAAAACGCAGTACAGGTCGGCCTCCCTGGTCTGGGATAATTTCCAGCTCTTTCCAGCACCACACCCCCACCCCTAGGGCTTTGCCAGCAGCCTCTTTGGCCGCAAAACGAGCAGCAAGATGGGGGAGGGGATCGGGAAAGCGAAAGCAATATTCCCGTTCGCTCGGAAGAAACACGCGCCTAAGAAAATCTTCCCCAAAACGCCTCCAGGCGCGATCAATTCTTCCATTGTCGACTAAGTCAATCCCCAGTCCTAGGATCTTCAACGGGTTCTTTTTCTAAAAGCTGCACCATCTCTCGGATTGCCGCCCCTAATCCGTACAGCAAAGCGCGGGCGACGATCGAGTGGCCGATATTCACCACAGTGACGTGCGGTACCTCTCGAAGATATCGCCGAACATTGCGGTAGTGAAGCCCGTGGCCTGCATGTACGGAAAGACCCAAAGTGACAGCCTTTTCGGAAGCTTGGCGATGGCGAGCCAGTTCCTTTGCAGCGGTGGCTCCTTCCCTTGCCAGGGCATAAGCACCTGTATGAAGTTCCACAGCGTCGGCTCCAACCGAAGCGGCAGCTTTTACCTGAATTTCCTCTGGGTCAATAAAGACGCTTACCCGAAC
Coding sequences within it:
- the acpS gene encoding holo-ACP synthase; this translates as MKILGLGIDLVDNGRIDRAWRRFGEDFLRRVFLPSEREYCFRFPDPLPHLAARFAAKEAAGKALGVGVWCWKELEIIPDQGGRPVLRFHGKSSQLAEAKGVTLALVSLTHERHASAACVLLIGKDKAEA